A stretch of DNA from Micromonospora sp. NBC_01813:
TGTCACCGTCGGCTACTTTGTTTAGTCACCAGACGAACTAACTCTAGCGTGCGAACCGCACCCCACACACCCCCATTCCGGGCTGGTTCGTCCCACATTTCACCGGGACGCCCGCCCGCCGATACCGAAGGGAGCGCGCCGTGAACCCATCCCTCGCGGGTGCGGCCGCCAATCGACGTCAATTCCTGGGCCTGCTCGGACTTGGTGCCACCGCGATGGCCGGTGCTGGACTGCTCGCCGGGTGCAGCCGACCGGCCGGCACCTCCGGCACGGCGACCAACGTCGACGCGATCAGCGCGGTGCTGCCCAAGTACCAGCCGGTCGAACTGGTCACCCCGGACATCGCCGGAGTCCGCCCGATCGCCGACGGCTACCTCAAGTACCCGGCGGAGCTGGTCAAGGCGGTCACCGAGACACCGGGCAACAGCGACGAGCCGATCAGCGCGATGACCCCCTGGTGGGGGCCGACCCCACCCGGCCGGGACCGCAACGCCTACCTGCAGGCGGTCAACGAGCAACTCGGCGTACCGGTCGACTTCAGCGTGCAGGACGGCAACACGTACGCCGACAAGCTCAGCGCCACCCTCGGCGCCCGCGACGTGCCGGATCTACTCTGCGCCCCGAACTGGGAGATCGACAAGATTCCGCGTTTCTCCGACGCGGTCTCCACGCTGTTCGAGGACCTCACCGACCACCTCGCCGGCGACGCCGCGTCGGCCTACCCGCACCTGGCCAGCTTCACCACCGGCGCCTGGCAGTACGCCGTCTGGGGTGGCCGGCTGGCCGCCGTGCCGTGGCCGACCGACAACCCCTTCCCGTACGCGCTGTTCTACCGCAAGGACCTCACCGACGCCGCCGGTGCGCAGGCCCCGGCCAACATCGAGGAACTGTACGAGTTCGGCAAGGCGCTGACCGACCCGGGCCGCAACGTCTGGGCCTTCGGCTCGGTGTTCAACATGGTGCAGATGTTCTACGGCGTACCCGGCTCACAGGGCGGCTGGCGGCAGACCGACGGCGGCGGCCTGGAGTTCAAGTACGAAACCGAGGAGTACCGCGCGGCCCTCGAGTTCACCACCAAACTCTTCGCCGAAGGACTGGTGCACCCGGACATCGCCGAGAGCCGCGGGTCGGCGGACGCCAAGCAACTGTTCAACAGCGGCCGGACGCTCTGCTACGAGGACGGGGTCGGTGCGTGGCGCGGCATGTACTCCGAGCAGCGCCAGATCACCCCGACCTTCGACATGCGCCCGGTGCCGATCTTCTCCGCCACCGGCGACGGCGACCCGATCGCCTGGGGCGAGGAGAAGCCCATCTTCTACACCTTCGTCAAGAAGGGTCTCGGCAAGGAGCGCACCGAGGAGATCCTGCGGGTGCTCAACTGGTGTGCGGCACCGTTCGGCTCGCAGGAGTACCACCTGCGCCAGTACGGCGTCGCCGGGCAGCACCACACCGTCAGCGCCGACGGCAGCCCGGAGGTGACCGAGCTGGGCCGCCAGGAGATGGCCGACCAGTACACGTTCCTCGTCGGGCGCTACCCGGCGATCGTGCAGACCGCCGACGTGCCCGGCTTCGTGGAGAAGCTGCTCGCCTACTCCAACGAGACGGTCAAGTACCTGGAGCCCAACCCGTGGGCCGGCATCAAACTGGAGTTTCCCGCCAACTACTCCCGAGTGGGGCAGCCGACCGAGGACAAGATCCTCGACGTGCTGCGTGGCCGCCGGCCGACCAGCGACCTCGAGCAGATCGTCAGCGAATGGCGCAGCGGCGGCGGTGACGAGGGCCGCGACTTCTTCGCCAAGGCGCTCGAAGACAACGGTCGATGACCTCCACCGACACCTCGGTGACCGCTGGCTCCGGTGACCACCGGGGCCGGCGGCCGCCGCTGCGGGCCCGACTGCGCCGCGACTGGCCGCTGCTGGCGATGGCCGCCCCGGCCGCGCTGCTGCTGGTGGTCTTCCACTACCTGCCGACCGTCGGCAACGTCATCGCCTTCCAGGACTACAACCCGTGGGTCGGTGACAACGCGTTCGAGGCGTTCATCTACAGCGAATGGATCGGGTTCGGCAACTTCGAGACCCTCTTCCGGGACCCGGCGTTCTGGGACGCCGTCCGCAACACGCTGACCATCACCGCGTTCCAGCTGGTCTTCTTCTTCCCGCTACCGATCCTGCTGGCGATCCTGCTGCACAGCATCCTGTCGGGCCGGATCCGCGGCATCATCCAGAGCGTCGTCTACCTGCCGCACTTCTTCAGCTGGGTGCTGGTGGTGACGTTCTTCATGCAGATGCTCGGCGGCGCCGGCCTGCTGGCCCAGCGGATGCGCGAGGCCGGCCTGCAGCCGATGAGCATCATGAGCAACCCGGACACCTTCATCGTCCTGGTCACCGCCGAGTCGGTGTGGAAGGACGTCGGCTGGGGGGCGATCATCTTTCTCGCCGCGCTCAGCGCCATCGACCAGAACCTGTACGAGGCGGCCGCCGCCGACGGGGCCGGTCGGTGGCGGCGACTGTGGCACATCACCCTGCCCGGCCTGCGTCCGGTGATCGTGCTGCTGCTGATCCTGCGCCTCGGCGACGCGCTCAGCGTCGGCTTCGAACAGTTCATCCTGCAACGGGAGGCGGTCG
This window harbors:
- a CDS encoding ABC transporter permease; this translates as MTSTDTSVTAGSGDHRGRRPPLRARLRRDWPLLAMAAPAALLLVVFHYLPTVGNVIAFQDYNPWVGDNAFEAFIYSEWIGFGNFETLFRDPAFWDAVRNTLTITAFQLVFFFPLPILLAILLHSILSGRIRGIIQSVVYLPHFFSWVLVVTFFMQMLGGAGLLAQRMREAGLQPMSIMSNPDTFIVLVTAESVWKDVGWGAIIFLAALSAIDQNLYEAAAADGAGRWRRLWHITLPGLRPVIVLLLILRLGDALSVGFEQFILQREAVGRQAAEVLDTYVYYQAIIPQQWGMGAAAGLFKGVIGLVLIIAANKFAHRIGEQGVYSR
- a CDS encoding extracellular solute-binding protein codes for the protein MNPSLAGAAANRRQFLGLLGLGATAMAGAGLLAGCSRPAGTSGTATNVDAISAVLPKYQPVELVTPDIAGVRPIADGYLKYPAELVKAVTETPGNSDEPISAMTPWWGPTPPGRDRNAYLQAVNEQLGVPVDFSVQDGNTYADKLSATLGARDVPDLLCAPNWEIDKIPRFSDAVSTLFEDLTDHLAGDAASAYPHLASFTTGAWQYAVWGGRLAAVPWPTDNPFPYALFYRKDLTDAAGAQAPANIEELYEFGKALTDPGRNVWAFGSVFNMVQMFYGVPGSQGGWRQTDGGGLEFKYETEEYRAALEFTTKLFAEGLVHPDIAESRGSADAKQLFNSGRTLCYEDGVGAWRGMYSEQRQITPTFDMRPVPIFSATGDGDPIAWGEEKPIFYTFVKKGLGKERTEEILRVLNWCAAPFGSQEYHLRQYGVAGQHHTVSADGSPEVTELGRQEMADQYTFLVGRYPAIVQTADVPGFVEKLLAYSNETVKYLEPNPWAGIKLEFPANYSRVGQPTEDKILDVLRGRRPTSDLEQIVSEWRSGGGDEGRDFFAKALEDNGR